One Peribacillus simplex NBRC 15720 = DSM 1321 genomic region harbors:
- a CDS encoding IS110 family transposase, whose protein sequence is MNYNQNHKITQITSETLIVGVDIAKHNHVARAQDFRGLELGKTCFFENTKAGFHSFLDWINQLVKECKLNQVIVGMEPTGHYWLNLAHLLKENNIKFVSVNPLHVKRSKELDDNSPTKNDVKDAKVIAQLVKDGRYAEPTIPQGIYAELRVAKKLRDLLNVDLQVVQGQVHNWLDRYFPEFLTVFKSWEGKAAIHFLKLEALPHQLVNYTDEELLLSLRQVVKRSIGLKKIRALKEAANRSIGIRQGAAMAKLELRALLEKYDFIQVKFEELDHQLDQLLDHIPGVTQMLEVSGIGRDTVAGFFAEVGDLRDYQHPRQIVKLAGLSLKENTSGKHKGQTKITKRGRKKLRALLFRAAMILVAKNKAFKALHIYYTTRSHNPLKKMQSLIALCNKLIRILFSIGKKQFTFQEDKMLKDIPHMATFVVHQTVA, encoded by the coding sequence ATGAATTATAACCAAAATCATAAAATCACTCAAATTACTTCTGAAACCTTAATTGTCGGAGTAGATATAGCCAAGCACAATCATGTCGCGAGAGCACAGGATTTTAGAGGATTGGAACTGGGTAAAACGTGTTTCTTTGAAAATACGAAAGCAGGATTTCATTCGTTTCTAGATTGGATTAACCAACTTGTTAAAGAGTGTAAGTTAAATCAAGTGATTGTAGGCATGGAGCCAACCGGTCACTACTGGTTAAATCTAGCTCATCTTCTAAAAGAGAATAATATTAAGTTCGTATCTGTCAATCCACTACATGTTAAACGAAGTAAAGAATTAGACGATAATTCACCTACAAAGAATGACGTGAAAGATGCAAAAGTCATCGCACAATTAGTCAAAGACGGAAGATATGCCGAACCAACAATTCCACAAGGAATTTATGCAGAACTCCGAGTGGCCAAAAAACTTCGCGATCTTCTCAACGTTGACTTACAGGTCGTTCAGGGACAAGTTCATAACTGGCTTGATCGTTACTTTCCCGAATTTTTGACAGTGTTCAAAAGTTGGGAAGGCAAGGCAGCTATTCATTTTCTAAAGCTAGAAGCCTTGCCACATCAACTTGTAAATTATACGGATGAAGAGCTCTTACTTTCCTTAAGACAAGTGGTAAAACGCAGTATAGGCTTAAAGAAGATACGAGCACTCAAAGAAGCAGCCAATCGTTCGATTGGTATTCGTCAAGGGGCAGCTATGGCAAAATTAGAGTTGAGAGCTTTACTAGAGAAGTATGATTTTATTCAAGTGAAATTCGAAGAATTAGATCATCAATTAGATCAGTTATTAGACCATATCCCAGGTGTCACACAGATGTTAGAGGTGTCAGGAATCGGTCGAGATACAGTAGCAGGGTTTTTCGCAGAGGTCGGCGACCTCAGAGACTATCAACATCCTCGCCAAATCGTAAAATTAGCAGGTTTAAGTTTAAAAGAAAACACATCCGGAAAGCACAAAGGACAGACCAAGATTACCAAACGGGGACGAAAGAAATTGAGGGCTCTCTTATTCCGGGCAGCCATGATACTGGTGGCAAAGAACAAGGCTTTTAAAGCTCTTCATATATATTACACAACACGTTCTCACAATCCCTTAAAGAAAATGCAATCTCTGATAGCCTTGTGTAACAAGCTTATTCGAATTCTGTTTTCAATCGGTAAAAAACAATTTACGTTTCAAGAAGACAAGATGTTAAAGGATATCCCTCATATGGCAACATTTGTAGTACATCAAACAGTCGCATAG
- a CDS encoding DUF4304 domain-containing protein yields the protein MASNERKMMDNALKKVVIPVLRKLEFKGSLPHLRRKNENNIDLITFQFNRWGGSFIVELATCPTEGVTMYWGEQIPPNKVTAHHIYKRLRLGAESEDEDGIWFDFENAKTEEEFEKVAMSVLGLFNTSDRLWISKLFN from the coding sequence ATGGCTTCGAATGAAAGAAAAATGATGGATAATGCCTTGAAAAAAGTTGTGATACCAGTTTTAAGAAAGCTAGAATTTAAAGGCTCATTACCTCACTTAAGAAGAAAAAATGAAAATAATATAGATTTAATTACTTTCCAATTCAACAGATGGGGTGGTTCATTTATTGTTGAATTGGCGACTTGCCCAACAGAAGGTGTAACAATGTATTGGGGTGAACAAATCCCACCTAACAAAGTTACTGCCCATCATATATACAAACGTTTAAGGTTAGGAGCAGAATCGGAAGATGAAGATGGGATATGGTTTGATTTTGAGAATGCAAAAACAGAAGAAGAATTTGAGAAAGTCGCTATGAGTGTTTTAGGTTTATTTAATACATCAGACCGTTTATGGATTTCCAAGTTATTCAACTAA
- a CDS encoding aminoglycoside phosphotransferase family protein, whose product MEDAKKYSEITEKDFEWVGTLLDESKEALDNLSSSTFVMGDFKPGNFLIYLGDSGWEISGVFDFTNSYFADPISDLIKMITYYLDNNERKIAKHLVNVYCRELEEKEDLKKRIKVHMLHQRVLDWGCAKAMNMVTWDNELPFSKWVEAYTDSVASLLE is encoded by the coding sequence TTGGAAGATGCAAAAAAATATTCAGAAATAACGGAAAAGGATTTTGAATGGGTAGGAACTTTATTGGACGAATCCAAAGAGGCACTTGATAATTTATCCTCTTCAACTTTTGTAATGGGTGATTTTAAGCCTGGGAACTTCTTGATATATTTAGGGGACAGTGGATGGGAAATAAGTGGTGTATTTGATTTTACGAATTCTTATTTTGCAGACCCTATTTCAGATCTAATAAAGATGATTACATATTATTTAGATAACAATGAACGTAAAATTGCAAAGCATTTAGTCAATGTGTATTGTCGTGAATTAGAAGAAAAAGAGGATTTAAAAAAACGTATTAAAGTACATATGCTTCATCAACGGGTTTTAGATTGGGGTTGTGCAAAAGCAATGAATATGGTCACTTGGGATAACGAACTTCCATTTTCTAAATGGGTAGAAGCGTACACAGATTCAGTGGCAAGTCTTTTAGAATAA
- a CDS encoding quinone oxidoreductase family protein — protein MKAIIIPQFGEASVLTQKEVATPQPGIGEVTIDVAYAGVNYAEVLFRKGVVEDLTLPFVPGIEVSGTIREIGEGVTGVRVGQPVAALTIVNGGGYAEVVKVSEDLVIPLDQETKTVDMRVAATYPSNVTTAMMILSSVAHLQKGETVLVHAAAGGVGSAIGQMARALGAGRVIGVVGSKQKVAYAKSLGYDEVYLRDEYAQTIAGSGIDIVIDQVGGEARTTGLSLLSPLGRLVVMGNASEAVDVTPSANELWFSSKAVLGFNLQLLSVYHPKIVAQAARKALSYVASGEVKVDVTEVLDLSEVAKAHESIENRTSKGKIVLRVK, from the coding sequence ATGAAGGCTATTATCATTCCACAATTTGGAGAAGCATCCGTACTTACACAGAAAGAAGTAGCAACTCCACAACCTGGGATTGGAGAAGTAACAATTGATGTTGCTTATGCAGGTGTTAACTATGCGGAGGTATTATTTCGCAAAGGTGTTGTAGAGGATTTAACGCTTCCATTTGTTCCGGGAATTGAGGTATCTGGAACAATTCGAGAAATCGGTGAAGGAGTAACGGGAGTAAGAGTAGGTCAACCTGTTGCAGCTCTAACAATTGTAAATGGAGGTGGATATGCAGAGGTAGTGAAAGTGAGTGAGGATTTGGTTATCCCGTTGGATCAAGAAACAAAAACTGTAGATATGCGAGTAGCAGCAACATATCCATCCAATGTAACGACCGCGATGATGATTTTATCCAGTGTGGCACATTTACAAAAAGGCGAAACGGTACTGGTACATGCTGCCGCTGGTGGAGTAGGAAGTGCGATCGGGCAAATGGCCCGTGCCCTTGGAGCAGGTAGGGTGATTGGAGTAGTAGGAAGCAAACAAAAAGTAGCATATGCCAAAAGTTTAGGCTATGACGAAGTTTATTTACGAGACGAATATGCACAAACTATTGCAGGTAGTGGTATAGATATTGTCATTGATCAAGTAGGAGGAGAAGCCAGAACAACAGGATTATCTCTCTTGTCCCCATTAGGACGATTGGTTGTCATGGGCAATGCAAGTGAAGCAGTAGATGTTACCCCATCTGCGAATGAACTTTGGTTTAGTAGTAAAGCAGTCCTTGGATTTAATCTACAGTTACTAAGTGTGTACCATCCAAAAATCGTTGCACAAGCAGCACGAAAAGCCCTTTCTTATGTGGCAAGTGGCGAAGTGAAGGTCGATGTAACAGAAGTACTGGATTTATCTGAAGTAGCAAAAGCTCATGAGAGTATCGAAAATCGGACATCCAAGGGAAAAATAGTGCTTCGGGTGAAATAA
- a CDS encoding DinB family protein translates to MDTKEISKRFEQVATYYIEELSKYSLDEFTRKPSEDEWSLGQMYNHLINGTLYLHLKAIKQCANGTTSDGGKKTEIGESIFKEGTFPPIRLKGPDTPDFTPPNPTGKEEVKEGLLQIIEKMQEIERKLSDIPDRQKVQHRRMGYLNAEEYFQLIEMHFRHHLRQKERIDQFLLKVSK, encoded by the coding sequence TTGGATACAAAAGAGATATCTAAGCGATTCGAACAGGTGGCTACATACTATATTGAAGAGTTAAGTAAATATTCGCTAGATGAGTTTACGAGGAAGCCTTCTGAGGATGAATGGTCATTAGGACAAATGTACAATCATTTAATAAATGGCACCCTTTATCTTCATTTGAAAGCCATTAAGCAATGTGCTAATGGCACCACTTCCGATGGCGGTAAAAAAACAGAAATAGGCGAATCGATTTTCAAAGAAGGAACGTTTCCTCCAATCAGGTTAAAAGGTCCGGATACACCGGATTTCACACCGCCAAATCCTACAGGAAAAGAAGAAGTAAAGGAAGGACTGCTTCAAATCATTGAGAAAATGCAAGAAATAGAGAGAAAGCTCTCTGACATTCCGGACCGCCAGAAAGTTCAGCACCGAAGAATGGGATATTTAAATGCAGAGGAATATTTTCAGCTAATCGAAATGCATTTCCGGCACCACTTACGGCAAAAAGAACGTATCGATCAGTTTCTTTTAAAAGTAAGTAAGTAA
- a CDS encoding IS110 family transposase has translation MNPVVGLDISKGESQVQAFLDKGKPYQRSFKITHTVEGLNLLVAFLEDVKKESGQKPSVVLEATGHYQAPVVHYLEERGYLLIIINPLISYKARGSSLRKVKTDAIDAYLLCELFYKEELEPYKKRGVQLLNLRNLTRQHENITGVMVQTKLQFQAVLEQVFPEYKGVFGDLYSVVSLLTLSEFPSSEDILKASEEAMTARIFELCKSRSIKWANEKAIQLKAAAARNPFEKTVYQSHILSLGMYINILLQYKEHLSKLEAEIDALAKEIEEYTILKSIPGIGEKIAATIISEIGEIDRFNNPKKLVAFSGVDPSVFESGKFTATKNRITKRGSSRLRHALYMAVRCAIRDCRKSKTTDEIIPRNKKLRVFYDKKREEGKPYKVAVIACVNKLLHWIFALLKNKMTFQDIV, from the coding sequence ATGAATCCAGTCGTTGGTCTGGATATTTCAAAAGGGGAAAGTCAGGTTCAAGCATTTTTGGATAAGGGTAAACCTTATCAAAGGAGTTTTAAAATAACTCATACTGTTGAGGGGCTTAATTTACTTGTAGCGTTTCTTGAGGATGTAAAGAAAGAGTCTGGTCAGAAGCCTTCAGTCGTTTTAGAAGCCACTGGACATTATCAAGCTCCAGTCGTTCATTACTTGGAAGAACGAGGATATTTATTGATTATCATTAATCCATTGATTTCATATAAGGCAAGAGGATCAAGCTTAAGAAAGGTAAAAACAGATGCCATTGATGCCTATCTTCTCTGTGAGTTGTTTTATAAAGAAGAATTAGAGCCATATAAAAAGCGTGGAGTCCAGTTATTGAACCTTCGTAATCTCACAAGACAACATGAAAACATAACTGGCGTTATGGTTCAAACAAAGCTTCAATTTCAGGCAGTGCTTGAACAAGTGTTTCCTGAATATAAAGGAGTTTTTGGAGATTTATATTCTGTGGTGTCACTCTTAACTCTTTCAGAGTTCCCCTCTTCAGAGGACATTTTGAAGGCAAGTGAAGAAGCAATGACAGCAAGGATATTTGAGTTATGCAAGAGTAGATCAATTAAATGGGCAAATGAAAAAGCGATTCAGCTTAAAGCTGCGGCAGCTCGTAACCCTTTTGAAAAGACAGTCTATCAGAGTCATATTTTAAGCCTTGGTATGTATATAAATATTCTTCTTCAGTACAAAGAGCATCTATCAAAGTTAGAGGCAGAGATAGACGCCCTCGCTAAAGAAATTGAAGAATATACGATCCTCAAATCTATCCCAGGTATCGGAGAAAAGATCGCGGCAACGATTATTTCTGAAATTGGTGAGATAGATCGATTTAATAATCCTAAAAAACTTGTAGCTTTCTCTGGAGTTGATCCTAGTGTATTCGAATCCGGTAAGTTTACAGCTACCAAAAATAGAATCACTAAAAGAGGTTCTAGCAGACTTCGACATGCCTTATATATGGCGGTTCGTTGTGCTATTCGTGATTGCCGGAAGTCTAAGACAACTGATGAAATTATCCCTCGAAATAAGAAGCTACGCGTGTTTTATGACAAGAAACGCGAGGAAGGAAAGCCTTATAAGGTAGCCGTCATAGCCTGTGTAAATAAGCTCTTACACTGGATTTTCGCTCTATTAAAGAACAAAATGACTTTCCAAGATATTGTTTAA
- the cysI gene encoding assimilatory sulfite reductase (NADPH) hemoprotein subunit yields the protein MVNPLLKAPEGAPSDVEQIKEKSDYLRGTLGEVMQERISAGIPDDDNRLMKHHGSYLQDDRDLRNERQKQKLEPAYQFMLRVRMAGGVAQPSQWLVMDHLAQKYGNGTLKLTTRQTFQMHGILKWNMKKTIQEIHASMLDTIAACGDVNRNVMCNSIPFQSEIHSEVYEWSKKLSDYLLPRTRAYHEIWLDEEKVVGTPEVEEVEPMYGKLYLPRKFKIGIAVPPSNDIDVYSQDLGFIAIVENGKLVGFNVAIGGGMGMTHGDKATYPQLAKVIGFCQPDKILDVAEKVITIQRDYGNRSVRKNARFKYTVDRLGLEPVKAELENRLGWKLEEARTYHFDNNGDRYGWVKGMQGKWHFTLFVEGGRIADINDYKLMTGLREIAKIHTGDFRLTANQNLIIADVSSQKKKKIIELLETYGLTDGAHHSALRRSSIACVSLPTCGLAMAEAERYLPVLLDKVETIVDENGLRNEEITIRMTGCPNGCARHALGEIGFIGKAPGKYNMYLGAAFDGSRLSKMYRENIGEEEILKELRVLLSRYAKERQQGEHFGDFVINAGIVKEVTDGTNFHD from the coding sequence ATGGTGAACCCACTATTGAAAGCACCAGAAGGCGCGCCTAGTGATGTTGAGCAAATTAAAGAAAAAAGCGATTATTTGCGAGGTACACTTGGAGAAGTGATGCAGGAACGGATCAGCGCCGGTATTCCGGATGATGACAATCGACTAATGAAACATCACGGCAGCTATTTGCAGGATGATCGAGATCTACGCAATGAGCGTCAAAAACAAAAACTGGAGCCTGCTTATCAATTTATGTTGCGTGTCCGTATGGCAGGCGGGGTTGCCCAGCCATCTCAATGGCTTGTTATGGATCACCTTGCTCAGAAATACGGTAACGGAACCTTAAAATTGACAACAAGGCAGACGTTTCAAATGCATGGTATTTTAAAATGGAATATGAAAAAAACCATTCAGGAAATCCATGCTTCCATGCTTGATACAATCGCTGCATGCGGAGATGTAAACCGGAATGTAATGTGCAATTCGATTCCATTTCAATCCGAAATCCATTCCGAAGTATATGAATGGTCGAAAAAATTGAGTGATTATCTATTGCCGCGTACAAGGGCGTATCATGAAATCTGGCTGGATGAAGAAAAAGTGGTTGGTACTCCTGAAGTGGAGGAAGTCGAACCAATGTACGGAAAGCTTTATTTGCCAAGGAAATTTAAAATAGGCATTGCCGTCCCTCCATCCAATGACATTGATGTTTACTCCCAAGATCTTGGCTTCATAGCAATTGTTGAAAATGGAAAACTCGTTGGATTTAATGTGGCGATCGGCGGCGGTATGGGAATGACCCACGGTGACAAGGCGACATATCCCCAACTAGCTAAGGTAATCGGCTTTTGCCAGCCAGACAAAATACTGGATGTGGCTGAAAAAGTCATTACGATTCAGCGGGATTACGGAAACCGATCCGTACGGAAAAATGCACGGTTCAAGTATACGGTTGACAGGCTTGGGCTCGAACCTGTAAAGGCTGAACTGGAAAATCGTTTAGGATGGAAGCTAGAGGAAGCGAGAACTTATCATTTTGATAATAATGGTGACCGTTATGGATGGGTAAAAGGCATGCAAGGAAAATGGCATTTTACACTATTTGTCGAGGGTGGCCGAATTGCCGATATCAATGACTACAAGCTTATGACCGGTTTGCGCGAAATCGCAAAAATCCATACGGGTGATTTCCGTTTGACGGCCAATCAAAATCTGATCATTGCAGATGTGTCAAGTCAGAAAAAGAAAAAGATCATAGAATTGCTTGAAACATACGGTTTGACGGATGGTGCACATCATTCGGCGCTCCGACGCAGCTCGATTGCATGCGTGTCGCTTCCAACATGCGGGTTGGCAATGGCCGAAGCAGAGCGTTATTTGCCGGTTCTGCTTGATAAAGTCGAGACCATCGTTGATGAAAACGGGCTGAGGAACGAAGAAATCACGATTCGCATGACCGGTTGTCCGAATGGATGTGCCCGACATGCACTCGGGGAAATTGGTTTTATCGGTAAGGCACCTGGCAAATATAACATGTATCTCGGTGCTGCATTCGACGGAAGCCGATTAAGCAAAATGTACCGTGAAAACATCGGTGAAGAAGAGATATTAAAAGAGCTGCGTGTACTTCTTTCCCGTTATGCGAAAGAAAGACAGCAAGGAGAGCATTTCGGTGACTTTGTCATAAATGCTGGCATTGTTAAAGAGGTGACAGATGGAACGAATTTTCATGATTGA